One window of Cohnella hashimotonis genomic DNA carries:
- a CDS encoding extracellular solute-binding protein, producing MNTTGKKVAGTAMAGFLAVSLAACGSSNNGNNGGDAAASPSASASTSASASASAPASSSAASGEKVTITFQNIYPDPTDPKYNMLHKIVKQYETDHPNVHIELDSLNTDQQKQKLKTQAASNEVPDITIVNPSAQMKPYVDAGLFAPLNEMVEQNGLKDTFQSGILDYYTFDGNLYALPDGNNIALLYYNKALFKQAGIDAPPTTFEDLVADVKKLKEKGIQPMAIGEKDTWTGSFLFMNVLLRTNGGPGFLKDVVDGKKTFEDPAFTGAVDAFEQLVQAGAFQEGATSFDYNAGENLFKTGKAAMYFMGSWATGGIEVSDANKDGNVGVFKFPTVGGKGDPNQFMLAPGSAFAVSKNSKHLPETLDFLNYFMLNYPKEAFAVKGAVGVAQKVDGDYKAAGYSDMAMEVLAMFKDVTGGDISFDNTMNPATSQAHLSSIQNLFVSKKDAAAVGKEHQQAYEDNKE from the coding sequence ATGAATACGACCGGCAAAAAAGTGGCTGGCACCGCGATGGCGGGCTTCCTCGCCGTCAGCCTGGCAGCTTGCGGTTCTTCCAATAACGGCAACAACGGCGGCGACGCGGCGGCTTCCCCATCGGCTTCGGCCTCCACGTCCGCTTCGGCTTCGGCCAGCGCGCCTGCCTCCTCCAGCGCAGCCAGCGGCGAGAAAGTCACGATTACGTTCCAGAACATTTATCCGGACCCGACCGATCCGAAATACAACATGCTGCACAAGATCGTGAAGCAGTACGAGACCGATCACCCGAACGTCCATATCGAGCTCGACTCGCTGAACACCGACCAGCAGAAGCAGAAGCTGAAGACGCAGGCCGCCTCCAACGAGGTGCCGGACATCACGATCGTCAACCCGTCCGCGCAGATGAAGCCTTACGTCGACGCCGGCCTGTTCGCGCCGCTTAACGAGATGGTCGAGCAAAACGGCCTGAAGGACACGTTCCAATCCGGCATCCTGGACTACTATACCTTCGACGGCAATCTGTACGCGCTGCCCGACGGCAACAACATCGCGCTGCTCTACTATAACAAGGCGCTGTTCAAGCAAGCAGGCATCGACGCGCCGCCGACGACGTTCGAGGATCTCGTCGCCGACGTGAAGAAGCTGAAGGAAAAAGGCATCCAGCCGATGGCGATCGGCGAGAAGGACACCTGGACCGGCTCGTTCCTGTTCATGAACGTGCTGCTCCGCACGAACGGCGGACCGGGCTTCCTGAAGGACGTCGTCGACGGCAAAAAGACGTTCGAGGACCCGGCGTTCACGGGCGCGGTCGACGCGTTCGAGCAGCTCGTGCAAGCGGGCGCCTTCCAGGAAGGCGCGACGAGCTTCGACTACAACGCGGGCGAGAACCTGTTCAAGACGGGCAAAGCGGCCATGTACTTCATGGGCAGCTGGGCGACCGGCGGCATCGAAGTATCCGACGCGAACAAAGACGGCAACGTCGGCGTGTTCAAGTTCCCGACGGTCGGCGGCAAGGGCGATCCGAACCAGTTCATGCTGGCGCCGGGCAGCGCGTTCGCGGTATCCAAGAACAGCAAGCACCTGCCGGAGACGCTCGACTTCCTGAACTACTTCATGCTGAACTATCCGAAGGAAGCGTTCGCGGTCAAGGGCGCCGTCGGCGTCGCGCAAAAGGTGGACGGCGACTACAAGGCGGCCGGCTACTCCGACATGGCGATGGAAGTGCTCGCGATGTTCAAGGACGTCACGGGCGGCGACATCTCCTTCGACAATACGATGAACCCGGCTACCTCCCAGGCGCATCTGTCCAGCATCCAGAACCTGTTCGTCTCCAAGAAAGACGCGGCTGCGGTCGGCAAGGAGCACCAGCAGGCTTACGAAGACAACAAAGAATAA
- a CDS encoding AraC family transcriptional regulator, whose product MNGLDRLNDGLAYLEAHLADEEAPDIGEAARRACCGEHHFRRMFASLAGVTLTEYVRRRRLTLAAFELIGSEARVIDIAVKYGYGTADSFARAFQAMHGLTPSEARRLGRPLKAYPRMTFRLTIEGGDEMKYRLVEKEAFRIVGIMKRVPLIYEGVNPHIAELWGRLTPDLIAEIKGLSEIEPAGLISASANFSEGRKDGGEVDQYIGAATTRECPAHLSALEVAASEWAVFEATGAFPSALQSVWGRIYAEWFPSSSYELAPGPELLWNEGQDTSKPDYRSEIWIPVRRRL is encoded by the coding sequence ATGAACGGACTTGACCGGTTGAACGACGGGCTGGCGTATCTCGAAGCGCATCTCGCGGACGAGGAGGCGCCGGATATCGGGGAAGCCGCTCGGCGGGCCTGCTGCGGCGAGCATCATTTTCGGCGCATGTTCGCATCGCTCGCGGGGGTGACGCTGACGGAGTATGTACGGCGCAGACGGCTGACCTTGGCCGCCTTCGAGTTGATCGGCAGCGAGGCGAGGGTCATCGACATAGCCGTGAAGTACGGCTATGGTACGGCGGATTCGTTCGCCCGCGCCTTTCAGGCGATGCATGGCTTGACGCCTTCCGAGGCGCGTCGGCTCGGCCGGCCGCTCAAGGCCTATCCGCGGATGACCTTCCGATTGACGATCGAGGGAGGCGACGAGATGAAGTATCGGTTAGTGGAAAAGGAAGCGTTTCGCATCGTCGGCATCATGAAGCGGGTGCCTTTGATCTATGAAGGCGTCAATCCGCACATCGCCGAGTTATGGGGCCGTCTGACGCCGGATTTAATCGCTGAGATTAAGGGGCTGTCCGAGATTGAGCCGGCCGGGCTGATCAGCGCCTCGGCCAACTTCTCCGAGGGAAGGAAGGACGGCGGCGAGGTCGATCAGTACATCGGCGCCGCGACGACGCGGGAATGTCCCGCGCATCTATCCGCGCTGGAGGTGGCCGCTTCGGAGTGGGCCGTATTCGAGGCGACCGGCGCGTTTCCGTCGGCCCTGCAGTCCGTCTGGGGCCGGATTTACGCCGAGTGGTTTCCGTCCTCCAGCTACGAGCTGGCGCCGGGTCCCGAGCTGCTGTGGAACGAGGGCCAGGACACGAGCAAGCCGGACTACCGGAGCGAGATCTGGATCCCGGTGCGAAGAAGGTTATAG